In a genomic window of Desulfobacterales bacterium:
- a CDS encoding AAA family ATPase translates to MQFVKATKQMSKIKLAITGPAGSGKTYSALILAQSLKDNARIVLIDTEHGSAALYGDIFNFDICVITPPFEPKKYIESIKKAQELSYDIIIIDSLSHAWAGEGGLLDIHDKISKSIKNSYTAWKDVTPHHYALIEAILQANCHVISTLRTKTAYEIQKDDGGKTKPVKIGLAPVQRDGLEYEFTTVFDLSTENHIASVSKDRTGLFDGKYFVISQDTGKQIENWLISKIQTPIESSSTENKPLEVIEPKKSKVSIPTKKQIEKALQLLSNDIFSTEEQEKGNEFLETADKESVTRFIDRLTKLINERRILAPDNEVKYSEDDFYYPDVEEMEEAILN, encoded by the coding sequence ATGCAATTTGTAAAAGCAACGAAACAAATGAGTAAAATAAAATTGGCAATCACGGGACCAGCTGGAAGCGGTAAAACTTATTCCGCTTTAATTCTTGCTCAAAGTTTAAAAGATAATGCTCGTATCGTTTTAATAGATACCGAGCATGGTTCAGCCGCTCTTTATGGGGATATTTTCAATTTTGATATATGTGTTATTACTCCACCTTTTGAGCCAAAAAAATATATAGAGTCCATTAAGAAAGCTCAAGAATTAAGCTATGATATTATTATTATCGACTCTTTAAGTCACGCTTGGGCAGGAGAAGGAGGTTTGCTTGATATTCATGATAAAATTTCAAAATCTATTAAAAATTCTTATACCGCTTGGAAGGATGTTACACCTCATCATTATGCTTTAATTGAAGCAATACTACAAGCTAACTGTCATGTAATTTCAACTCTTAGAACTAAGACCGCTTATGAGATTCAAAAAGACGATGGCGGAAAAACTAAACCAGTTAAAATTGGTTTAGCCCCTGTTCAAAGAGATGGTTTAGAATATGAATTTACGACTGTTTTTGATCTTTCAACAGAAAATCATATTGCAAGTGTTAGTAAAGACAGAACAGGTCTTTTTGATGGAAAATATTTTGTAATTTCTCAAGATACAGGTAAGCAGATTGAAAATTGGCTAATTTCTAAAATTCAAACACCTATTGAAAGTAGTTCAACAGAAAATAAGCCTCTTGAAGTGATAGAACCGAAAAAGTCTAAAGTGAGTATTCCTACTAAAAAACAAATAGAAAAGGCTTTACAGCTTTTAAGTAATGATATTTTTTCAACCGAAGAGCAAGAAAAAGGAAATGAATTTTTGGAAACGGCTGATAAAGAATCCGTTACAAGATTTATTGATAGGCTTACAAAGCTTATTAATGAAAGAAGAATTCTTGCACCTGATAATGAAGTTAAATATAGTGAAGATGATT